The DNA segment ACCTGTATATACCTGTACCAATACCAGTGTTATACCTGTATATACCTATACCAATACAATACCTGTATATACCTGTACCAATACCAGTGTTATACCTGTATATACCTGTACCAATACCAGTACAATACCTGTATATACCTGTACCAATACCAGTGTTATACCTGTATATACCTGTACCAATACCAGTGTTATACCTGTATATACCTGTACCAATACCAGTGTTATACCTGTATATACCTGTACCAATACCAGTACAATACCTGTATATACCTGTACCAATACCAGTGTTATACCTGTATATACCTGTACCAATACCAGTACAATACCTGTATATACCTGTACCAATACCAGTACAATACCTGTATATACCTGTACCAATACCAGTGTTATACCTGTATATACCTGTACCAATACCAGTGTTATACCTGTATATACCTGTACCAATACCAGTGTTATACCTGTATATACCTGTACCAATACCAGTGTTATACCTGTATATACCTGTACCAATACCAGTGTTATACCTGTATATACCTGTACCAATACCAGTACAATACCTGTATATACCTGTACCAATACCAGTACAATACCTGTATATACCTGTACCAATACCAGTGTTATACCTGTATATACCTGTACCAATACCAGTGTTATACCTGTATATACCTGTACCAATACCAGTGTTATACCTGTATATACCTGTACCAATACAATACCTGTATATACCTGTACCAATACCAGTGTTATACCTGTATATACCTATACCAATACAATACCTGTATATACCTGTACCAATACCAGTGTTATACCTGTATATACCTGTACCAATACCAGTACAATACCTTTATATACCTATACCAATACCAGTACAATACCTGTATATACCTGTACCAATACCAGTACAATACCTGTATATACCTGTACCAATACCAGTACAATACCTGTATATACCTGTACCAATACCAGTACAATACCTGTATATACCTGTACCAATACCAGTACAATACCTGTATATACCTGTACTAATACCAGTACAATACCTGTATATACCTGTACAAATACCAGTACAATACCTGTATATACCTGTACCAATACCTGTATGAAAGCAGGAACCACCGCAGCCTTGACCACTCCAAACATGGCATTGAGGACTTCTACACTGGCTAATATTTGGCAGAAAAACATCACGTCGGAGATGGTGTAGAATGTGTCGTAGAGAGAATCTGAAAAGGGGGAAGACAGTTGAAAATATGTCATGCCCGTGTCCTTCACTGCCAGACAAGAGTTTACGATTTACACTGTTTTCTGAACAATTGCAAACTCagccagactggcacccaggctcaAACGATGTCATGTCTGACTGAAGCGATTCACCTTGTCCCAGTATAAAGAGTCAAATTGTCATGTCTAACTGAAGTGATTCACCTTGTCGCAGTATAAAGAGTCAAATGGTCATGTCTGACTGAAGTGATTCACCTTGTCCCAGTATAAAGAGTCAAATGGTCATGTCTGACTGAAGTGATTCACCTTGTCCCAGTATAAAGAGTCAAATGGTCATATCTAACTGAAGCGATTCACCTTGTCCCAGTATAAAGAGCCAAATGGTCATGTCTAACTGAAGTGATTCACCTTGTCCCAGTATAAAGAGCCAAATGGTCATGTCTAACTGAAGTGATTCACCTTGTCCCAGTATAAAGAGCCAAATGGTCATGTCTAACTGAAGTGATTCACCTTGTCCCAGTATAAAGAGTCGGATGGTCATGTTGACGAAGATCCAGGAGAAGCCCAAGAACTGAACCAGGTTGTAGGTGAACAGAAAACCTTTCTTCAGAGTGATGAATGCTGGGAAGAAATTCACAATATAGGTCACATGTCACATTTCTCTGCCTAGAGTTCTTACACATACAAATACAGTGTGTTTATACTCACAGTCCTCTCTGGCAGCCTTCAGCTGGTTAAATACAGTGTGTTTATACTCACAGTCCTCTAACAGCCTTCAGCTGGTTAAATACAGTGTGTTTATACTCACAGGGGTCTGACAGCCTTCAGCTGGTTAAATACAGTGTGTTTATACTCACAGGGGTCTGACAGCCTTCAGCTGGTTAAATACAGCGTGTTTATACTCACAGGGGTCTGACAGCCTTCAGCTGGTTAAATACAGTGTGTTTATACTCACAGTCCTCTAACAGCCTTCAGCTGGTTAAATACAGTGTGTTTATACTCACAGTCCTCTGTGACAGCCTTCAACTGGTTAAATACAGTGTGTTTATACTCACAGTCCTCTAACAGCCTTCAGCTGGTTAAATACAGTGTGTTTATACTCACAGTCCTCTAACAGCCTTCAACTGGTTAAATACAGTGTGTTTATACTCACAGTCCTCTAACAGCCTTCAGCTGGTTAAATACAGTGTGTTTATACTCACAGTCCTCTAACAGCCTTCAACTGGTTAAATACAGTGTGTTTATACTCACAGGGGTCTGACAGTCTTGACTCCATGTTCAGTCGATTCTTTTTCTCCTCCTGGAAAGTTACCACAGAATACACaatgaatacagtatatatacagtatatgttctatattattatattgttaTGAATCAATAATAACATAAGATGTAAATATGAAGTAATCACTGTCACAATGTGCTATGCTTGCTGTTCTTCCCCcaccgcagagagagagagagagagagagagagagagacagagagagagacagaaagggagagagaaagagacacagagagagagacacagagagagagagagagagacacagagagagagagagacacacagagcgagagagagagagagagaggggggagggagagagagagaaggggggagagaggggaagggagagagagggggagagagagagagagggggaggggggagggagagagagagagagagggggagggagagagagagagagagagagagagagagggggagggagggagacagacagacagacagacagacagacagacagacagacagacagacacgtgctgtctctctctctcattaatgAGCTGTATCTGCTGTAATACCAAATCTATCCTGACATCCTGAATTATAATATTAATATTACAGGACGTTACCTTCTCCAGTAGCTCCATCTCCGCGTCAGACTCATCCACCCAGCGGTCGAAGTCAGGAGCAAGGAAAAGAGGTTTCTTCTCCTGTAGCGTGAGTCTGTCCCACCAGCCACTCAGCTGCTTACGCACTGTGATGTTCACCTGGCGCTGGGTCGACCTGTGGCTCACCTGGAGAACACATGATATCTATTAGATTAGAATAACAACACAGTCACTTTCATTAGTTTACAACACCCACACAGAGTCCATCCACTAAACACAGTCTATTATAATTCAGAATAGTCTAGTAAACACAGTCTATTATTATCCAGAATAGTCTAGTAAACACAGTCTATTATTATTCAGAATAGTCTAGTAAACACAGTCTATTATTATCCAGAATAGTCTAGTAAACAGTCTATAATTATTCAGAATAGTCTAGTAAACACAGTCTATTATAATTCAGAATAGTCTAGTAAACACAGTCTATTATTATCCAGAATAGTCTAGTAAACACAGTCTATTATTATTCAGAATAGTCTAGTAAACACAGTCTATTATTATCCAGAATAGTCTAGTAAACAGTCTATATTTATTCAGAATAGTCTAGTAAACACAGTCTATTATAATTCAGAATAGTCTAGTAAACACAGTCTATTATTATTCAGAATAGTGTAGTAAACACAGTCTTTTATTATTCAGAATAGTCTAGTAAACACAGTCTATAATTATTCAGAATAGTCTAGTAAACACAGTCTATTATTATTCAGAATAGTGTAGTAAACAGTCTATTATTATTCAGAATAGTCTAGTAAACAAAGTCTATTATTATCCAGAATAGTCCATCTACTAAACAGTACCTCTGTCTTCACTGCATTAAGAAACGGCAGACTAAACTCATAATCATTCTGTCCTCTTGCTCCATGACCCTGGgctggaaacaaacaaacaaaacaaagggATCATTTGTTTCTTCAAAGCCATGCTCTAATGGTAGATTAATGAGTCTTCAAAGCCACGCTCTAATGGTAGATTAATGAGTCTTCAAAGCCACGCTCTAATGGTAGATTAATGAGTCTTCAAAGCCACGCTCTAATGGTAGGTTAATGAGTCTTCAAAGCCATGCTCTAATGGTAGGTTAATGAGTCTTCAAAGCCATGCTCTAATGGTAGGTTAATGAGTCTTCAAAGCCATGCTCTAATGGTAAGTTAATGAGTCTTCAAAGCCATGCTCTAATGGTAGGTGAATGAGTCTTCAAAGCCATGCTCTAATGGTAGGTTAATGAGTCTTCAAAGCCACGCTCTAATGGTAGGATATTGAGTCTTCAAAGCCATGCTCTAATGGTAGATTAATGAGTCTTCAAAGCCACGCTCTAATGGTAGGTTAATGAGTCTTCAAAGCCACGCTCTAATGGTAGGTTAATGAGTCTTCTAGTTGATAATAATGGTAGGTTAATGAGTCTTCTAGTTGATAATACTGTAATATAGAATACATACCCCTGAATTGGAGGACATTATCACGCACGCCGATGTCAAGATTCTGCAAGAGAAGAGAGTACAGATTACATTATGAGGTGCTCCTCTTTAGACTCTACCAAAGTGAATACAGACTACATTATGAGTTAAAGTTGCTCCTCTTTACACTCTACCAAAGAGCTGATACTTGAACTCTCTTTGGGTGAATCCTTTTTTGCAAAGGAGAGCATGCAAATTGTACTTTTCAAATGCAGTAATATTAGGCAACTGGTTTGTGTTCTTAGTTTCATTGCGTTTACAAGTCGAGGCAAATGAAACTAGCCAGGACTCGTTATCAGCCCCTAGTCAATCTGTGAAGAGGAAGTCTTGCTATGTTGGAACACTATCTTCAACCACCATCTCTATGAACGTAAGATGTAGACAATACTGATGTTATTTACCACCTCTGAAGAAGCCTGCTAGCCACTCTGAAGAAGCCTGCTAGCCACTCTGAAGAAGCCTGCTAGCCAGTCTGAAGAAGCCTGGCGGCCACTCTGAAGAAGCCTGGCGGCCAGTCTGAAGAAGCCTGCTAGCCACTCTGAAGAAGCCTGCTAGCCACTCTGAAGAAGCCTGCTAGCCACTCTGAAGAAGCCTGCTAGCCACTCTGAAGAAGCCTGGCAGCCAGTCTGAAGAAGCATGGCAGCCAGTCTGAAGAAGCctacggtccccgcagccggacatctttctcatggcttctggagggaaacgctgtaggaatgctcaaccggtgtcgcttattcagccgacagaaactttcaaccggttctccccgttaagcgagtcggagtcggaggccgagacttctctggtctctgctcctcccgctgtggggtctgagacgccgacggctcccaccattagctctgacaaattgaaaaccctagtcattggcgactccattacccgcagtattagacttaaaactaatcatccagcgatcatacactgtttaccagggggcagggctaccgacgttaaggctaatctaaagacggtgctggctaaagctaaaactggcgagtgtagagagtatagagatattgttatccacgtcggcaccaacgatgttaggatgaaacagtcagaggtcaccaagcgcaatatagcttcagcgtgtaaatcagctagaaagatgtgtcggcatcgagtaattgtctctggccccctcccagttagggggagtgatgagctctacagcagagtctcacaactcaatcgctggatgaaaactgttttctgcccctcccaaaagatagaatttgtagataactggccctctttctgggattcacccacaaacaggaccaagcctggcctgctgaggagtgacggactccatcctagctggaggggtgctctcatcttatctacgaacatagacagggctctaactcctctagctccacaatgaaatagggtgcaggccaggcaacaggctgttagccagcctgccagcttagtggagtctgccactagcacagttagcgtagtcagctcagctttccccattgagaccgtgtctgtgcctcgatcttggttgggcaaaattaaaaatggcggtgttcgcttcagtaatcttactagtataaagacctcctccattcctgccattattgaaagagattgtgatacttcacatctcaaaattgggttacttaatgttagatccctcacttccaaggcagttatagtcaatgaactaatcactgatcataatcttgatgtgattggcctgactgaaacatggcttaagcctgatgaatttactgtgttaaatgaggcctcaccccctggttacactagtgaccaaaccccccgtgcatccggcaaaggcggaggtgttgctaacatttacgatagcaaatttcaatttacaaaaaaaaaaacaatgacgttttcgtcttttgagcttctagtcatgaaatctatgcagcctactcaatcactttttatagctactgtttacaggcctcctgggccatatgcagtgttccttactgagttccctgaattcctatcggatcttgtagtcatagcagataatattctaatttttggtgactttaacattcacatggaaaagtccacagacccactccaaaaggctttcggagccatcatcgactcagtgggttttgtccaacatgtttctggacctactcactgccacagtcatactctggacctagttttgtcccatggaataaatgttgtggatcttaatgtttttcctcataatcctggattatcggaccaccattttattgcgtttacaattgcaacaaataatctgctcagaccccaaccaaggaagattaaaagtcgtgctataaattctcagacaacccaaagattccttgatgcccttccagactccctctgcctacccaaggacgtcagaggacaagaatcagttaaccacctaaccgaggaactcaattcaaccttgcgcaataccctagatgcagttgcacccctaaaaattaaaaacatctgtcataagaaactagctccctggtatacagaaaatacacgagctctgaagcaagcttccagaaaattggaacggaaatggcgccacactaaactggaagtcttccgactagcttggaaagacagtaccgtgcagtatcgaagagccctcactgctgcacgatcatcctatttttccaacttaattgaggaaaataagaacaatccgaaatttctttttgacactgtcgcaaagctaactaaaaagcagcattcgcaaatggaggatggctttcacttcagcagtaataaatttatgaacttttttgaggaaaagatcatgatcattagaaagcaaattacggactcctctttaaatctgggtattcctccagggcttcattgtccagagtctgcacaactctgccaggaccttggctcaagggagatactaaagtgttttagtactatatctcttgacacaatgatgaaaataatcatggcctccaaaccctcaagctgcatactggaccctattccaactaaactactgaaagagctgcttcctgtgcttggccctcctatgttgaacataataaacggctctctatccaccggatgtgtaccaagctcactaaaagtggcagtaataaagcctctcttgaaaaagccgaatcttgacccagaaattataaaaaactatcggcctatatcgaatcttccattcctctcaaaaattttagaaaaagttgttgcgcagcaactcactgccttcctgaagacaaacaatgtatacgaaacgcttcagtctggttttagaccccatcatagcactgagactgcacttgtgaaggtggtaaatgaccttttaatgacgtcagaccgaggctctgcatctgtcctcatgctcctagatcttagtgccgcttttgataccatcgatcaccacattcttttggagagattggaaacccaaattggtctacatggacaagttctggcctggtttagatcttatctgtcggaaagatatcagtttgtctctgtgaatggttcgtcctctgacaaatcaattgtaaatttcggtgttcctcaaggttccgttctaggaccactattgttttcactatatattttacctcttggggatgtcattcgaaaacataatgttaaatttcactgctatgcggacgacacacagctgtacatttcaatgaaacatggtgaagccccaaaattgctctcgctagaagcctgtgtttcagacataaggaagtggatggctgcaaattttctacttttaaactcggacaaaacagagatgcttgtcctaggtcccaagaaacaaagagatcttctgttgaatctgacaattaatctggatggttgtacagtcgtctcaaataaaactgtgaaggacctcggcgttactctggaccctgatctctcttttgaagaacatatcaagactgcttcaaggacagcttttttccatctacgaaacattgcaaaaatcagaaactttctgtccaaaaatgacgcagaaaaattaatccatgcttttgttacttctaggctcgactactgcaatgctctactttccggctacccggataaagcactaaacaaacttcagttagtgctaaatacggctgctagaatcctgactagaaccaaaaaatttgatcatattactccagtgctagcttccctacactggcttcctgttaaggcaagggctgatttcaaggttttactgctaacctacaaagcattacatgggcttgctcctacctatctttccgatttggtcctgccgtacatacctacacgtacgctacggtcacaagacgcaggcctcctaattgtccctagaatttctaagcaaacggctggaggtagggctttctcctatagagctccatttttatggaatggtctgcctacccatgtgagagacgcagactcagtctcaacctttaagtctttactgaagacttatctcttcagtaggtcctatgattaagtatagtctggcccaggagtgtgaaggtgaacggaaaggctggagcaacgaaccgcccttgctgtctctgccttgtcggttcccctcttcccactgggattctctgcctctaacccttttacaggggctgagtcactgacttactggtgttcttccatgccgtccatgggaggggtgcgtcacttgagtaggttgagccactgacgtggtcttcctgtctgggttggcgccccccccttgggttgtgccgtggcggacatctttgtgggctatactcggccttgtcttcggacggtaagttggtggttgtagatatccctctagtggtgtggggggctgtgctttggcaaagtgggtggggttatatcctgcctgtttggccctgtccgggggtatcatcggatggggccacagtgtcttctgatccctcctgtctcagcctccagtatttatgctgcagtagtttatgtgtcggggggctagggtcagtctgttacatctggagtattctcttgtcttatccggtgtcctgtgtgaatgtaaatatgctctctctaattctctctttctttctttctttctttctttctttctctcggaggacctgagccctaggactacctggcatgatgactccttgctgtccccagtccacctggccatgctgctgctccagtttcaactgttctgcctgcggctacggaaccctgacctgttcaccggacgtgcttgttgcaccctcgacaattactatgattattattatttgaccatgctggtcatttacgaacattttaacatcttgactatgttctgttataatatccacccggcacagccagaagaggactggccacccctcatagcctggttcctctctaggtttcttcctaggtttttggcctttctcaggagtttttcctagggagtttttcccagccaccgtgcttctttcacatgcattgcttgctgtttggggttttaggctgggtttctgtacagcactttgagatttcagctgatgtacgaagggctatataaataaatttgatttgatttgatttgatttagccaCTCTGAAGAAGCCTGCTAGCCACTCTGAAGAAGCCTGCTAGCCACTCTGAAGAAGCCTGCTAGCCACTCTGAAGAAGCCTGGCTGCCAGTCACACAGCTGAAGCATCTCTGGATATGA comes from the Salmo trutta chromosome 4, fSalTru1.1, whole genome shotgun sequence genome and includes:
- the hacd3 gene encoding very-long-chain (3R)-3-hydroxyacyl-CoA dehydratase; translated protein: MQQTLTPHVYWAQRHEDIYLRVELIDAQNLDIGVRDNVLQFRAQGHGARGQNDYEFSLPFLNAVKTEVSHRSTQRQVNITVRKQLSGWWDRLTLQEKKPLFLAPDFDRWVDESDAEMELLEKEEKKNRLNMESRLSDPSFITLKKGFLFTYNLVQFLGFSWIFVNMTIRLFILGQDSLYDTFYTISDVMFFCQILASVEVLNAMFGVVKAAVVPAFIQVVGRNFILFIILGSLQEMHNKPVVFFVFYLWSSIEIFRYPFYMLGCIDTEWKTITWLRYTIWIPLYPLGVLAEAVAVVQSISVFDQSRLFSIPLPEALGSSVSFSCVLYVYLPLMVIGLLINFRHLYKQRRKKFRTRKRKSN